The following coding sequences are from one Deinococcus humi window:
- a CDS encoding DUF402 domain-containing protein, which yields MHPIRVETIDLVQMTHTLEYGGGLIPVSYPLLWAEQTASGLHFARAYVGHPDIQFMECHILPDLGLLVNRFTGTDWSAQSDYYVDIASVIAGEDSWVTHDLYLDLSARAGGMPAILDTDEYLAAVQEGLLNPEQAVHALTSLHRLVNGVLACGSLEAWLEQVGITLSWRGRPTAATADGPVPS from the coding sequence ATGCATCCCATTCGTGTGGAGACGATTGATCTGGTCCAGATGACGCATACCCTCGAGTATGGAGGGGGCTTAATCCCTGTTTCCTACCCCCTGCTGTGGGCGGAGCAAACGGCCTCTGGCCTGCATTTCGCGCGGGCGTACGTGGGTCACCCCGACATCCAGTTCATGGAATGCCACATCCTCCCGGACCTGGGCCTGCTGGTGAACCGGTTCACCGGCACAGACTGGAGCGCCCAGTCTGACTACTACGTGGACATCGCATCCGTCATCGCGGGCGAGGACAGCTGGGTCACGCACGACCTGTACCTGGACCTGTCGGCGCGCGCAGGCGGCATGCCCGCCATCCTCGACACTGACGAGTACCTCGCGGCGGTCCAGGAGGGCCTGCTGAACCCTGAGCAGGCTGTCCACGCGCTGACCAGCCTGCACCGTCTGGTGAATGGTGTCCTGGCCTGCGGCAGCCTGGAGGCGTGGCTGGAACAGGTGGGCATCACGCTGAGCTGGCGCGGCAGGCCCACCGCGGCCACCGCAGATGGGCCGGTTCCTTCCTGA
- a CDS encoding PadR family transcriptional regulator yields the protein MARSPNSSPHTRAVLTTLARAHPQPSYGYDLSKATELKSGTLYPILQRLHEQGYLDAQWEESLHPGKPPRHIYTLTPEGLKLAREKTEDQNIRSLQGALR from the coding sequence ATGGCCCGCTCCCCCAATTCCAGTCCGCACACCCGCGCCGTCCTGACGACGCTGGCCCGCGCCCACCCACAGCCCAGCTACGGCTATGACCTGAGCAAGGCGACGGAGCTGAAAAGTGGCACCCTCTATCCGATCCTTCAGCGTCTGCACGAACAGGGCTATCTCGACGCCCAGTGGGAGGAGTCCCTGCACCCTGGCAAACCGCCCCGCCACATTTACACGTTGACCCCCGAAGGGCTGAAGCTGGCCCGCGAAAAGACCGAGGATCAGAACATTCGTTCACTCCAGGGAGCGCTGCGATGA
- a CDS encoding phosphotransferase enzyme family protein: MSWAETLGRLRPETVDVAAARWGARQPTLVNAGFNHVYRAEDHSGPLYLRFTHGNLRDTEYLTPPLTWLRHLHAQGAPVNEPLASLDDQWIETVPQKNDLFLATAVRGVAGPRLSDLPPTPALYRAFGHAIGALHQASHDFVPAPDMPHMLDPALPGVFPSWRQFWHQAQEQARKEPVIKRTFEALSSWVDAVGGPAHGWPDELPLTRPGLGLTHGDLRPGNAIWTGERVVVIDFDEPVYGPLANDLARAVFEVPRQQRAALWTEVLAGYREVAQLDAGWGQELPRLLRARAALMAAWNISESTDLTQLRPVSGTLAPVSLWQLRQNLLSSEYDG; this comes from the coding sequence GTGAGCTGGGCCGAGACGCTGGGCCGCCTCCGCCCAGAGACCGTGGATGTGGCGGCGGCCCGCTGGGGAGCGCGCCAGCCCACCCTGGTCAACGCCGGGTTTAACCACGTTTACCGCGCTGAGGACCACTCAGGCCCGCTCTATCTGCGCTTCACACATGGCAATCTGCGCGACACCGAATACCTGACGCCGCCCCTGACCTGGCTGCGCCACCTGCACGCCCAGGGCGCACCAGTCAATGAACCGCTCGCGTCGCTGGACGACCAGTGGATCGAGACCGTGCCGCAGAAGAATGATCTGTTTCTCGCCACGGCGGTTCGGGGGGTGGCGGGGCCACGCCTGAGTGACCTGCCACCCACACCAGCCCTCTATCGGGCCTTTGGGCACGCCATTGGTGCGCTGCACCAGGCGTCCCATGACTTCGTGCCTGCGCCGGACATGCCGCACATGCTGGATCCTGCGCTGCCCGGTGTGTTCCCGAGCTGGCGGCAATTCTGGCACCAGGCGCAGGAACAGGCGCGCAAGGAGCCGGTGATCAAGCGAACGTTTGAAGCCCTGAGCTCCTGGGTGGATGCCGTGGGGGGTCCCGCGCACGGCTGGCCGGACGAACTGCCACTGACCCGGCCTGGCCTGGGCCTCACCCATGGCGATCTGCGGCCCGGCAATGCCATCTGGACGGGTGAGCGGGTGGTGGTGATTGACTTTGACGAGCCGGTCTATGGTCCCCTGGCCAACGACCTGGCCCGCGCCGTGTTCGAGGTGCCCCGGCAGCAGCGCGCGGCACTGTGGACTGAGGTGCTGGCGGGTTACCGGGAAGTGGCGCAACTGGACGCGGGCTGGGGCCAGGAGCTGCCGCGTCTGCTGCGGGCGCGGGCCGCCTTGATGGCGGCCTGGAACATCTCGGAGAGCACGGACCTGACTCAACTGCGGCCCGTCAGTGGGACACTCGCGCCGGTCAGCTTGTGGCAGTTGCGCCAGAATCTGCTGAGCAGTGAATACGACGGCTAA
- a CDS encoding GNAT family N-acetyltransferase, whose translation MSHAPVHVTYETDLRARAYPLVPGAVEGGQELRQRPEIAALLGALGHSDWDCAEGWTLVALPDTARQPVALGAFGPSNRPGWVNVNMLGVHPGSRGQGYGTRLHAHLLARAAERFVMHGGATEAENQPMRRIFEKHGSRHDATQLSFRSSPLDRFHQSVHAARAVRKARKQRGSGCLQTDDMPG comes from the coding sequence GTGAGTCACGCCCCGGTCCATGTGACGTACGAGACGGACCTCCGCGCGCGTGCCTACCCCCTGGTGCCCGGTGCTGTGGAGGGCGGCCAGGAGCTTCGCCAGCGTCCTGAGATCGCCGCGCTGCTGGGTGCCCTGGGCCATTCGGACTGGGACTGCGCGGAAGGCTGGACCCTGGTGGCCCTGCCCGACACGGCCCGGCAGCCCGTCGCATTGGGCGCCTTCGGCCCCAGCAATCGTCCCGGCTGGGTCAACGTGAACATGCTCGGCGTGCACCCGGGGTCACGGGGGCAGGGATACGGCACCCGCCTGCATGCGCACCTGCTGGCCCGCGCAGCCGAGCGCTTCGTCATGCACGGCGGCGCCACCGAGGCCGAGAATCAACCGATGCGCCGCATCTTCGAGAAGCACGGCAGCCGCCACGACGCCACCCAGCTGTCCTTCCGGTCATCACCTCTGGACAGATTCCACCAGTCTGTACACGCCGCTCGCGCGGTGCGCAAGGCCAGGAAGCAACGAGGCTCTGGATGCCTTCAGACAGATGACATGCCCGGCTGA